One stretch of Falco naumanni isolate bFalNau1 chromosome 7, bFalNau1.pat, whole genome shotgun sequence DNA includes these proteins:
- the LOC121091072 gene encoding uncharacterized protein LOC121091072: MSLLRLSSTLKPEFSHWLCASYLDASTAKPRRKVTAASGRETRTNAATIPVGLCGTSPERGTEHTAGPACLHTAWQGSVLGENTGLCGVQAPGTAVRARARGDTSPLSSRKSPGSARASCRRLGHLLADSECAAQACRGFQVHPHSSGLCCSTFFPPSRRKTPHVPGALSVPACSFACCSSARPARASPGRHRRKATTRRAARSTGLHQAQGCLGRPECRDRLTWTGS, from the exons ATGAGCCTCCTGCGCCTGAGCAGC acattaaaaccagaatttagCCACTGGCTCTGTGCTTCCTACCTGGATGCAAGTACTGCAAAG CCCCGGAGGAAAGTGACCGCTGCCTCTGGAAGAGAAACCAG GACCAATGCAGCCACCATCCCCGTGGGGCTCTGCGGGACATCGCCCGAGCGCGGTACTGAACACACCGCGGGTCCTGCCTGCCTTCACACTGCCTGGCAGGGAAGTGTCCTTGGGGAAAACACGGGTTTGTGCGGGGTCCAGGCGCCGGGAACGGCTGTCCGTGCGAGGGCCCGGGGTGACACATCGCCACTGAGCTCCCGAAAGAGCCCTGGCAGCGCAAGAGCCTCCTGCCGCCGCCTGGGTCACCTGCTCGCAGACAGCGAGTGCGCTGCGCAAG CTTGCAGGGGATTCCAGGTCCACCCTCACAGCAGCGGCTTGTGTTGCTCtaccttcttccctccctcGCGAAGGAAAACACCACACGTGCCCGGTGCCCTGTCCGTGCCTGCCTGTAGCTTCGCCTGCTGCAGCAGCGCCCGGCCTGCCCGCGCCAGCCCAGGGCGGCACAGGAGGAAAGCGACGACGCGCAGAGCCGCCCGGAGCACAGGGCTGCACCAAGCACAGGGGTGTCTCGGCCGCCCGGAGTGCAG ggATCGCCTAACTTGGACAGGGAGCTGA